The genomic stretch CTCTGAGCAGGATATTCAGCAGGCCCTGGTGGACGCTGTTCGCAATAAACCCAAAGGGCATCAGATGGAGGAGCGGCTCAAGAACCAAGGCGAGAATTGTCATGGGCGGATGTCGCGTATTGGGGGCTGATGAAGTTGCGTAGGTCTTGATTGAGTGCAACGAAATCAGACTGATGCCGATGCCCTGAAAGGGCAAGAGATACCAGCCCAGGGGAACACCCTGGGCAAGCCTGTTCCCCTGATTTTCTAAAATGCAGCAGGTTTACTCTGTGGCTTTTTGGTTCGACGCCCCGGCTTGACCAGAATTTCCAAATAAAAAGATTCCAGTTCTTTTGTTTCGGCCTGAGAAATGTATTTGTTAATTTCAGCCGGATGAATCACTTCACATGTTGCCTCGTCAGCACCAAAGCGACAGTCAAAATCCCAAAAATCGACATCTTTGGGGAGCGGTTTTCTCCGCTCTCTTTTTATATATTTTTTCACCTCGTATTTGATGGCTTCAACAAGTCGTGGCAGTTTGATTTTTGGATGGGTCAATATAAACGTTTTTTTCATAGTTATTCACATAAAGTGGGAAGTGGAAAATGCGTTGATTTGCTGGGCTGGAGATTATCTGCACAATGTAGGGGCTGGTCCCTGTGTCTGCCCGGTATATAAGGGCGAACATAGAGGTTCGGGTCCTACCGCGCCCGGCATAAAGGGTAAGATCTTATCAGAGTCCGTTCTATCGAATATTTTGAAACGGAACTGCCAAGTATAACTTAATTACTAGCTGATGGCAAGGGTTGTAGCAGGAAGAGAAGGGTGGAAGGCAGACTCTGGGGCTGATATCTGACAAAGAATGGTGAGTGAAAATGCAAGGGTTCAGGCTTGCCTATTTTCTTGTTTACCGTATACTGCCTCCCGGAATATATTCTATTTTTTGGCCTCAAGGTTTTTTTTTGCCTGTTCCATATTTTTCACAACAAGGCAATGTCTAACCCTTCAAGAGAATTCCTTTAAGAGAACCCTATGGATACAGCTGTACATAATAGATTAGTCTCCTTTATCTGGTCCATCGCCGATGATGCCCTCAATATTCCCCTACTTTGTTGAGGCTGAACAAAAACAACGTGCAAGCCAACGGAAACCTTGACATATGCTATGCCTTTTTAGGGCAACGAAAAAAGGCTTTAGCTTTTTTTGATCAGGCCTTGGAGATTGATGCGACATATGAACCTGCAAAGACAAACATGGCCGCTGTGCTGTCGTTGAAGGAAGGCGAAAAATTATCAGATAATCAAACCAAAACGGTTGAATACTGCAGAGAGGTTGTTGAACAGATGGACGATAACAACAACCAGCGGCAGTAGCCTGAAATATTATCGAGATCTGAAGAACTCTCTTGATACCGCGTTTGATGAAGGACGTGCGAAAGGACGGAAAGAACAGAAGCTTGAGATCGCCAGGGAAATGCTGGCAGAGGGAGAACCGGTGGAAAAGATAGTGAGATTTACCGGGCTTGAGCCTGCGGTTGTGGAGGAATTGAGGGGGAATTAGGGGGCTGTGACCATAATTAACTCCTTGGCCGTCAGCGCTATCGCAAAATACAGTAAGGAAAAACAATATGAACAACCCGAAGAGGATAGATCTACAGCCCATGAAAGAACTAAAACTGGCAGGGACAATCCCATTGGTTCCCGCTGTTAGTCTTGATGATGCCCCTTGCTGAGGGCCAAAACCTGATCCCAGGTCGGGGATCCACGATTTACCCGGATACGCCCTCCAGCCCTATGTTGCAGGGTTTCTAGAAACAGCTGCCGGTGCTGTCCCCAGAGTCAAGACCGTGTTGGGGTTCCGGGATCGTCTGGGAACGATCCGGGCACGTACCGGCATTACCCGCAACCGCTACAAGGTCAATCCAGGCTTATATGGGGTGGGGAGTCCTTCCCCGGAGTCACCGGTGTTTGTTACCGCCAACTACAAACTCAGTTTTGATGGGCTGCGCAGGGAATTAACTGGCCTGGACGGTTGGATACTGGTGGTGGATACCAGGGGCATCAATGTTTGGTGTGCAGCGGGCAAGCGAACTTTTTCCACGGATGAGGTCGCTTGGCAGGTGCGACAAAGCGGGCTGGAGCGGGTCGTCTCTCACCGGGAGGTAATTCTGCCCCAGTTTGCGGCCATCGGTGTCGCCCTGCATGAGCTGAAAAAGCAATGTGGATTCAAGGGCGTTTTCGGGCCGATCCGTGCCGATGATATTCCGGAATTTATGCGACAGAACCGCAAAGCGGACGAGTCCCAGCGCTCGGTCACCTTTACCCTGGCTGAACGGCTGACCCTGGTCCCGGTGGAAATCATACTTATCTGGAAACAATTTCTCTTGGCAGCCCTTGTCGGTTTTATCCTTTCCGGTATCGGCCCGGATATCTATTCCCCGGCTGCGGCCTGGGCCAGAGGCTGGACAGCTGTCAATGCCACAGCACTGGCTGTCTTGACCGGTGCCTTGGCTGTCCCCACTCTGCTGCCCTGGATTCCGGGCCGTCAGTTCTGGCTCAAGGGAGCCCTGACCGGCGCAATTGGGGGCATGGCCTATCTGTTGACTCTTATGGCGGAAGCCGGGCTTGGGGAAAAAATCGGAATTTTGCTCTGGATTATGGCCGGGTCATCCTATATGGCGATGAATTTTACCGGAGCAACCCCCTTTACCTCCCTTTCCGGGGTGGAACAGGAAATGCGCAAAGGGTTACCGATCCAGTGCGGCAGCGTCCTCTTTGCTCTGCTGCTCTGGATTCTCTCTCCCTTCATAGGAGTATAAAACTATGCGTGATTTTCGATATATTGACGGTGCCGCCATTCTCAAACTGAACGAGCAGGCCTGTATCGGCTGCGGTATTTGCGTAACCGTATGCCCGCACCGTGTTTTCACCCTGGGTAAGAACAAGGCATCAATTACAGATTATAATGGCTGCATGGAATGCGGGGCCTGCGCCACCAACTGCCCGACCAAGGCCATTTACGTCAACCCAGACGACGGCTGCGGCTGCGCCGTCCTGATCATCAACAGATGGCTGTCCAGGATCATGAAAAAAAGAGTCGATTTGGGCTGCTGTTGAACAAAGAGTGATGATCAGCGATGCGGATGCGAGTGCGAGCCCTGGATCGAAATGGTGGTCTACAAGCTGTTACGAAAAATCGCAGACAAGCGGGGCGTGATCGGAAAATATAACGTCAGGAATGAAGAATTTCTCCACTGTCAGGTCCGGGCTATAAAGAATGAAATCCAGCTGACGTTTCGGTGAGCGGCTCGGGTGAGAGGGTTGGCCTTGATCGTTGGCATTGCGGAGATGGGTTGCAGCAAGAAAGAGTTCGAGTTCTTGGTCGCCCCACAGGACATTGAAGTCTCCTGCCACGATAACAGGGCCCTGCGTTGTTTTTACCAATTTATACAGTTGCTGGAGCTGGCTTTGTCTGTTGTAATAGGTCAGGGAAAGATGGACGAGGAAAACAGTCAGGTTTGCTGTTTTGGCCTCAATGGCAAGCCGTTTGATCCCTTTGCTGAAAAAATGAAACTGATGATCAAGAAACTTTTCCTTGCTCAGGAGAGCATTGCCCTGTTTGGCAAGGACCGGAACTCGTCGGGGCAGGGAGCCACAACGGTATTTTGATTCAACGATATGATCATACTCCAAGCGACGAGCCAGTAATTCTGCCTGACAGCAGTTTCCTGTTCGGAAAGAACCGGAATCGACTTCCACCAGCCCGACAAGGTCAGGAGCCAACCTGCTGATAAATTCAGTAATTCGTCGATAATTCTCTGTTGAGCGCTTCAAATATCCCGCATAGGGAACCGGCAAATGGAATTGGGTTCCGATGCCGGTCCCATAGCGGATATTGTAGAGGAGGAAACGCAACCTTACCCCTTGAGTAGTCCAAACACTCCGTGTTTTTCACTGCTAAAGGCCGGGTTGTTGCCGCCTCTTCTCCCCCCGCGATGCGGTGTTTCTGGTGTGCTCGTCCCAGCAAGTATCGCAGGCGACTCCTGAACCTTTGTAACGTTTTTTGGAGCTTCTTCAATAAATTGCTTGAAATCGGTCAGTTTTTCCCCGGCAATTGCTTCCTGGTACAGGGCATAGAATCGGGAACAGTCAGGGAAGTAGCTCTTTTTTCGGAGCCAAGCTGGCCAAGTGTCATTCTTGCGATTTTTTTGTAAGGAGGACATATTCACGAACAGGGTAGTGATGTTGTCCTTGATCGCACGTTTGAGGTTAAGCCGGCGGGCAAAAACCTGATCAAGCTCACCTCGGATAGATTTTGATAAGCGGTGATATACCGGTCCCTTGAGTTCCTGGTTGAGCAGGTCGAAATGGCGCAGTGCCCAGGGAAAGAGTAGGAGAGCAAAGAGCATGGAATCTTCAAGAACTACCCGTCCATTTTCTTTGCCTTGGCAATATATCTTGTCTAACGCGCCCAGCAAGGACAATAATTCGCCTTTAACGGCCTCTCCCTTGGTCTCGTCGTTGAAGAGCTCGTTATAAAAGGGGAAAAGGGTAGAAAAGACACCTGTTTGGAGAGCCAGGTTGGCCCAGGCCTTACTGTGGCCGCCGCGCAGATCCTTGAGCAGCTCATCTCTGATCCGAGAGGTGGGGCAGAGATCAAGTTTGTCCGCATGGTTTTTGATGGCCTCCAGGGTTTTTTTCTCAATACTGAAGTCATTACGGGCAGCGTGACGAATCGCCCGAAGCATGCGGACCGGATCCCGAATAATACGTTGCTCAGGCTCGCCAACAATGCGGATAATGCCGTCCGTCAGATCCTGAACACCACCGACATAATCGATAAGCGTTTTGCTTTCAATCTCATAAAAAAGAGAATTGATGGTCAGGTCGCGGCGATAGGCATCCTCTTCCAAGGTGCCAAAGGTGTTGTTTGCAGGCAGCACCTTGTCCGGTTCATCGCTGTCATATTCACTTCTGGAGCGTAGGGTGGAGACTTCGATGATTTTATTGCCCTTGAAAAAGACCTGTACGAGACGAAAGCGTCTTCCTATGGTCCGGGAGTTGCGAAAAAGTTTGCGCAATTGTCCCGGTCGGGCATTGGTGGATATGTCAAAATCTTTCGGCTGATTACCGAGGTAGAGGTCGCGTACACCGCCGCCGACCAGATACCCTGAGTACCCTGCATCCCGTAAACGATAGAGGACCTTGAGGGCTTCAGGTTCAATATCCTTCTCCAGGATGGGATGTTCTTCCAGTGAAAGTATGGTGTGTTTGCTTTCTTCTTTTTCTTCCGTCAGTGGCGAATCATTTTCTCTGGTGCCGTTCATGGTTGCATACTGGTCTCAAATAACTTTATCACAGAGTTTACGCTCTGATACGAGAAGCCTTCCTTATGAGTCTGCTCAGGACAGCCCGGACCGGATTGTGTACTCGGCAATGACAGTTTGAGGAGGTTGAAGAAGGCTCTATGGGGTTTCACTGCGGTCAGGTGGTCTCTGTGTTTCCTTCTTGATGCTGCATTGTGTTTTCCTTGTACACGGATTCCGCATCACGAACAAATCTTCTGAAGATTTCCTTGACCGGCAGAATTTCCTTCATTTTATAGGCATTAGCCCCGCAGAAAACTAACCCGTTATCAACATCACCCTCGCAAGAAGCAACAAGGCGATCATTAATGCAGTACTTGTAACTGCATTTTTTCAGGCATTTGAATTTGCATTTCTCTGGGGAAACATCTTCGCCCTGCTCCATCTGCCTGATGAAGTCTGTTTTAATGGCTCGGCCTGTCATGCCCACCGGTGACTGCACATTAATAATATCTTCTTTTTGTGCCCCTAGGTAGGTTTCTTTAAATTCTTGAGAGACAGAGCATTCTTCGCTCAGGACAAAACGGGAAGCGATCTGTACACCGTCTGCACCGTACTTATCCATCATCTCAGCCATTTCAAAGCCGTCGGTGACACCGCCTGCTGCAATCAAGGGTACTTTGGAAACCACTTTGCGGATCGTAGGGAAGATTTCCCGCAAAGGCTTGTCCGTGCCCAGATGTCCGCCAGCTTCAGCTGCCTCGACAATAATGGCAGCAGCTCCGAGTTTTTCAGCTAGCCGAGCAAATGACGGTGAAGAAACAATGGAGACGATGGGGGTATTATATTGTTTGCCGATTTTAAAAATATCTCGGGAAAATCCGGCCCCGGTTACAATCATATCGACACCGGCCTCAATGGATGCTGTGACCAAATCATGAAAATTTTTCATGGCATACATGATGTTTACCGCAATAATGCCGTCCGTGGCAGATTTGGCCTTACGGATATCTTCTTTCAGTTCGGGAACCGGAATGCCGGAGCCACCAATGGTGCCGATACCGCCGCAAGCCGCTACAGGAATTGCCAGTGCCGAGGTTGATACCCGTACAGACATTCCCCCTTGAAGAAGAGGGATTCGTGCGGTGAAAGAACCGATTTTAAGTTCAGGTAATTTCATTATATTCTCTTTTTTTTCATTATATTCTCTCCGTATACAAATGACAGGGACGCCGGAAGAGTTTGCATTATATCCATAATGCTACGCCATGATAGCTTTGTCAAGTATCCCCCGTCAAGCCGTAGTCAAAAATTTTTTCTAGGGTACCATATTCCTACGAGATCGGCTTGACTTTTCCAGGCTAAATGAATTAAGTTTGAACTTTTTCTTTCCTTGTTTAGCTGTAAGGAAAGATTGCACCCTATGCACCCTAAGACGGATAAATTGAGGAGTACACGTTGAAAATCAAGGCCATTAACGGAGTAAAAGATATTCTGTCGGACGAGATCGTTTTTTGGCAGAAAATCGAGAAAGCAGCTCGCGATATTTTTCGCCGTTTCGGCATTTGTGAAATTCGTTTGCCTATTCTGGAAAAAACCGAGCTTTTTGCCCGCACCATTGGTGAGGCCACGGATATTGTCGAAAAGGAGATGTATACCTTTGTTGACAAAGGGATTACCATGCGACCGGAGATCACAGCCTCGTTGCTGCGTGCCTATGTTGAGCACGGTCTCCATGTGCAGCAGCCGATACAGCGTCTGTTCAGTATTGGGCCGGTGTTTCGTCACGAACGTCCGCAAAAGGGTCGGCAGCGTCAGTTTCATCAGGTTGACGTAGAGGTCATCGGGGCGCAGGAGCCGCAGGTTGATGCCGAGTTGATGGCTATGGGGCAGATGCTGCTGAATGAGCTGAACCTGGATGTCAGCCTTGAAATCAACTCTCTTGGCTGTCCGGAATGCCGACCTGATTTCCGAGAAAAGCTGATTGCCTACCTCCACGAGCGTCACGAGAGCTTATGTGATGATTGCAAACGGCGGATCGAGAAAAATCCCCTCCGGGTCTTAGATTGTAAGCAGCAGGGCTGCCGGGCAATGGTGCAGGAAGCCCCGTCTATTATAGATAATCTCTGTTCTGCCTGTGAAGAGCATTTTGCCGCAGTGCGGCAGCAGTTGGACCGGCTTGAGGTTGTGTACACCCTGAATCGTTTCATGGTGCGTGGCTTGGATTATTATAATCGCACCACCTTTGAGTTTTTGACAACCGATCTCGGTGCTCAGGCCGCAGTTGCAGCCGGTGGCCGCTATGATGGTCTGGTTGAGCAGCTCGGTGGCCCGAAAAAGACCCCTGGCATCGGTTTTGCGATGGGGATGGAGCGACTCTGTCTCCTGATGCAGCAGCAGGAAGGACAGCAGGAAGAGCAGAGCGGAGCAGATATCTTTACTGCCGCACTTGGTGAGCAGGCTATAGAGTTCGCCGCACCTCTTGTTCATCAGCTGCGCCAGCTGGGTTTACAAGCTGCAATGGATTACAGTAACCGCAGCCTCAAGGCCCAGATGAAGCAGGCAGGGCGAGTTAAAGCGGGCTTTACCCTAATCGTTGGTGAGCAGGAGTTAGAACAGGGTAAAGGGGTTTTGCGGAACATGAACACCCAGGAGCAGAGCGAGTTTTCCCTTGAGGGAGGTGCATCGGCGTTGGCAGGGGTGATTGCCGGATAAAAGATATCGTTGCTGGAACAGGGCGATCACAAGGATCGCCCCCTACGTTGTTTTGAATTTTTTCCGAATATAAAAAAGAGACACACATGGAATCAATGGGAGCGCTGCGGCGCACACATGACTGCAATACCCTCGGCCTAGACAACCTGGATCAGGAAGTCGTCCTGATGGGCTGGGTTCTTCGTCGCCGTGACCACGGCGGAGTTATTTTTATCGACCTGCGCGACCGCTACGGCATTACCCAGGTTGTTTTTAATCCGGAAATCAACCCGGACGTCCATGAAAAGGCACATCAGCTCCGTTCTGAATGGGTCTTGGCGATCAAAGGAAAGGTGGAGCGGCGTCCGGGCGACATGGCCAATTCCAAGCTGAAAACTGGTGCTATCGAGGTATTGGTGAGTGATCTCAAGATTCTTAATACCAGCAAGACCCCGCCCTTTCCTCTGGATGAGGCCAGCGAGATCTCGGATAATCTCCGTCTTCAGTACCGCTATCTTGATCTGCGACGGCCGGAAATCGCCAACAACCTGATCATGCGCCATAAGGCGGTCCAGACCGTCCGTAATTATCTCACGGAAAGCGACTTTCTGGAGATTGAGACACCCATGCTCACCCGGTCCACCCCGGAAGGTGCTCGTGATTATTTGGTACCCAGCCGAGTGAATGCGGGCAAGTTTTATGCTCTGCCCCAGTCGCCGCAGCTCTTTAAGCAGATGCTGATGATCGCCGGGATGGAACGCTATTTCCAGGTCGTCAAGTGCTTCCGTGATGAGGATCTGCGTGCTGATCGCCAGCCGGAATTCACCCAGATTGATATGGAGCTGAGTTTTGTCGGTGAGGATGATATCATTGGCATCAGTGAAGGCATGGTCAAAGCCGTGTTCAAAGCGACTCGGGATATTGATCTGGAACCCCCTTTCCGTCGGATGAAATACGACGAGGCTGTTGCTCGCTACGGAACGGATCGTCCGGATGCTCGCTTCGGCCTGGAGTTGAACGATTTGACCGAGACTCTGCGTGGTTGCGGCTTCAAAGTCTTTAACTCCATTATTGAAAAGGGCGGGGCAGTCAAGGCGATCAATGCCAAGGGCTGCGCGACCTTTTCCCGCAAGGATCTGGATGATTTGACCAATTTTGCCGGTACCTTCGGGGCCAAGGGCATGGCTTGGATCAAGATAAAAGAGGAAGGGTGGCAGTCGCCCATCACTAAGTTTTTTAACGAGGACGAACTGGCCGCGATGGGTAAGGCCCTGGAGGCTGAGCCGGGCGATCTGATCCTGTTCGGTGCGGATGATGCGTCCACGGTTAATCAGGTCTTGGCTGAGTTGCGTCTGGAGCTGGCCCGTCGGCTTGATCTCCTGGATGAGAACACCTTTGATTTTCTCTGGATCACCGACTTCCCCTTAGTGGAGTATGATGCTGACCGGAAACGGTATTCTTCAGTACATCATCCGTTTACCGCTCCTTTTGAAGAGCAGCTTGACATGCTGGAAAGCGATCCGGGCAAGGTCAAGAGTCGCGCCTACGATCTGGTCCTGAACGGTAATGAAATCGGCGGCGGTTCCATCCGTATCCATCAGCCGGATATTCAGGCACGGGTACTCAAGGTGCTGGGGATTGACAAGGAAGAGGCTGAGGATAAATTCGGCTTTCTCCTCAATGCGCTGGAGTTCGGGGCACCGCCCCACGGCGGTATCGCCTTTGGTGTGGATCGTCTGCTGATGATCCTGACCGGTTCCAGCTCCATCCGGGACGTTATTGCCTTTCCTAAGACCCAGAAGGCTACCTGTCCGCTCACCGAAGCACCTTCTTCGGTGGCCCGGAAGCAGCTTACTGAGCTGCATTTGCGGCCTGATTGGAAAGAGGAGTAAGGCCGGAGCATGATACTGTAAGCCGTAAGGGCACGGCGTGCCGTGCCCTTACCGTACCTCGTACCTTGCATACAAAAGGTAAGAAAAATCATGCAAAAGCTACCCATAGGTATTCAAACCTTCACCAAAATCCGTGAAGAAGAATACCGCTACGTCGATAAAACAAAAATTGCCTTTGAGCTGATCAACAACGGTAACTACTATTTTCTTTCCAGACCACGCCGCTTCGGCAAGAGCCTTTTTCTCTCCACCTTACAGGCTATCTTTGAAGGACGAAAAGACCTGTTTCACAATCTCTACATTCATGATGTCTGGGATTGGCAGACAACCTATCCGGTCGTCAAAATCAGCTTTGCCGGAGTGGCCCGCAATGTTGCTGCCATGCAGCAGGATATCAAGAATATCCTCAAGGATAACCAGGATCGGCTGAACATTGACTGCCTGCACAAAGAAGATACTGGCGGGTGCTTACGGGAGTTGATCAGGAAATCATTTGAGAAATATCAGCAGAAAGTCGTTATCCTGGTGGATGAGTACGACAAGCTGATACTTGATAATTTGGATCAGCTGGAGGTCGCTCAAGAGGCAAGGGAAATCCTCAAAGACCTGTACGCAACCATCAAGGACTGCGACGAGTATATCAAGTTCGCCTTTTTTACCGGCGTCAGTAAATTTGCCAAGGTCTCTGTGTTCAGCGGCCTGAACAACCTTTCGGATATCTCCCTTGACAGCCGTTACGCCACGATCTGCGGCTATACCCAGGATGATCTGGTAACCGTTTTTGCCGACCTCCTGCGAGACGCTGATATGGAACGGGTGCGGGACTGGTACAACGGCTATAATTTTCTCGGAGAAAAAGTTTATAATCCCTTTGATATCCTGCTCTTCATCGACAAGGGCCTTGTCTTTAATAATTACTGGTTCGAGACCGGCACGCCGACCTTTTTACTGAAGCTTATCCGGCAGAACAATTATTTCCTCCCCCGTCTTTCCGACCTGCGGGTTGACAGCTCTCTGCTCGACGGTTTTGATATCGACCATATCAGGCTGGAACCTGTCTTGTTTCAGGCCGGTTATCTGACGATCAAAGAAGTTCATGAATTGGAGTTCGGAGGGTTTGAATATACCCTGCACTACCCGAACAGAGAGGTCGCTCTTTCTTTTAATGACGCGCTTATCCGCTTTCTGACGGATGCGACAACATACACGCCCACCAAGACCGGCCTGTTTTCCGCTTTAAAATCCGGGGATGTCGAAGCATTGAAAGATGTGCTCATCTCCCTGTTCGCCTCGATTCCGTATAATAATTATGTCAAAAACACAGTTGCCGAGTATGAGGGCTATTATGCCAGTGTGATTTATGCCTATCTCGCAAGCCTGGGAATACGCATCATCGCGGAGGATGTGACCAATACCGGGCGTATTGATTTAACCCTTTTTCTGGGTGATAACATATATATTGTCGAGTTTAAAGTTGACGGCAATGCTGATCCCCTTGAGCAAATTAAAGAACGAAAGTATGCGCAGAAGTATGCAGGCCAGGGGATAGTGTATTTGGTCGGTATCCTTTTCAGCAGTACAAAGAAGAATATAGAGACGTTTTCCTGGGAAAGGGTATGATGCCCTCTGCGTCTTTGTCTTCGGGACGTGATTGCCGTTCTTCCGGTTTTCAATAACGAATATTTTGATTTCGTTATCAAAACGTTCTTTCTGCTTATCGAGATGTTTGATGAGCAGATCAAATTGTTCGATTTTTTTGGCTAAATTTTGATGATCTGATAAAAAGTCAGAATTTTCGTTTTTGGTGACGACAACTCAATGAGTTACGCCGCAAAAAAAAGGTATTTTGGACTTTATGCGCATCCAACAATCTTAGATAAGGGAGGCGGATGGAAAGATGGAAATAATCATCCAGAATATTATTTACCAACAGTGTTAATGTTTTGAATATAGCCATAATTCCATATAGATACTCGCCAGAAATTATGGGCAACTGGACAAGTATTATTTCCCGTCTCCCTAAGCTTATCTGATTTTGGGATGGGGTTGTTGATATAGGAGGATAGATTAATAGGTTGAGTTTTACGGAAGTAATGATATATTTATTTTTCGATAAACATTTTTTTCTTGACCGTTTAGCATTTTAAGAAATATGTATTTAAAATTAAAAATTCTATTTAAGAGATGGATGGAGTTCCTCGGAGCATCATCATTTATAACAGCCATCCTTTCTGCATTTATAATTTCACTATTTATTGCAGTACCGTTATACATATATAAAATTGATATTGAGCAACAGGAGAAAATAGATATAGAAAAGTTTAATTATCGTAATTATATTAAACAGTTTGAACAAACAGAACGGATAGCATCTAAGATACACTACTTTCTTGATCGCTTTGAAGCTCAAAAAGAAAAAATTAAGAAAAAAGAAGAAGAAATTAAATCTCTTGAAAATACTGAGAGACAATTATATAGGGATCGAGAAGCAAAAATTCAGCTACTTGAGGAAGAGAAAAAAGCATTGCATCGTATAGTTATAGATAGTCAATCTGATATAGATGAAATTTCCTCTTTTGCTCTTAACTTAAAAAAAAGAGAGGACAGATTTAGCTTCAATGAATTTTTTCTTGGTGTAGGTGCTTCTATGTTGGCTACTGTAATCATGAATGCTTTTAAGTTCTTTGACAAAAAGACTCGTGATAAAGCTATGCTTTTATTGCTGCACTTACGAGAATACTTGAGATTGAAGAATTAATAGATAACAAAAACTTGGAACTTATGGACTTCTTAAATATTTTTTCTGCTGTTTTTAGTTTAGTTGCAATAATAATTGCAGCAATTATGACAACTTTATCTTTTAAGGACAAAAAGAAGGCTGAGGAGGAAAAAGTTGAAATAGAAAAGGAGAAAAAAGAATTGGAGACAGAACTGCAATCACTGCTTTCTCCGATGGAGCATTCTTTTTTTGTTAATATAAGATATTATATTGATAATGAATGTTGGCACTCCAGTTGTAGTGAATCGGAACAGTGCAAGGTGCAAGACTATATAATTAACAATATGCTCAGAACAAAGCTATCCTTTTGGTACTGTAGATACAGAAATTTTTTTCTACAGAAAGAAGATTTTAATATTGACTCTATTACTGAAGTTATAGAGTCAATAGTTAGAGGATACAAAAAGGAATGGAAACACCTTGGAATACCTGAAAAGGTATACAAGGCTTTTAATGACAGACATGACCCAAGAGCTGCATATATTTTTGAAAAAATGGAGGAAATATTTAAAAATTATAAAGAGGGAAATATTGTGAAACGAGATATACTTTTAAAGCAGAAATTTCTAGATCTTTCTCTGACGCTACTTAATATTACTATTAGCGATATTAATAGTGTTGTTGAAGGAGTTGTAAAAAAGAAGGGAATTAATGCTGAAAATATAGACTTTAATAAAGAATACCAAAATGATATAAAAAATAAAAATGAAAATGAAGTTGACGAACTATGCTTTAAACTCTTTAACCATAAAATTAAAGATGACCCCGGTGAGTTTACTAACGAATAAAAAACTTGTTGCATAACAAGCAGGTTTTCTTTCAGCTTAAACATGTTGGTTGCTCTTTTCTCTTCTTGAGCAAATTTGATTACAATTTTAACCGGAAGAATCAACCATGCCAGAAAACAACGTCACCGACCAAATAGCCCAAACTCCTGGGCGTGGAATTCCCTCCTCTCTTTGATCCCTTCTGGCATAAAATCTTTGTCCAGCTGGCAGGTCGTTGTCGATAACAACATCCGCCGCATCCGCGACTTTGCCCAAGCCTTTCCAGAAATAAAGGAAGAAGGCCAGCCCCTTCTTGATTT from Candidatus Electrothrix communis encodes the following:
- the hgcA gene encoding mercury methylation corrinoid protein HgcA; translation: MKELKLAGTIPLVPAVSLDDAPCUGPKPDPRSGIHDLPGYALQPYVAGFLETAAGAVPRVKTVLGFRDRLGTIRARTGITRNRYKVNPGLYGVGSPSPESPVFVTANYKLSFDGLRRELTGLDGWILVVDTRGINVWCAAGKRTFSTDEVAWQVRQSGLERVVSHREVILPQFAAIGVALHELKKQCGFKGVFGPIRADDIPEFMRQNRKADESQRSVTFTLAERLTLVPVEIILIWKQFLLAALVGFILSGIGPDIYSPAAAWARGWTAVNATALAVLTGALAVPTLLPWIPGRQFWLKGALTGAIGGMAYLLTLMAEAGLGEKIGILLWIMAGSSYMAMNFTGATPFTSLSGVEQEMRKGLPIQCGSVLFALLLWILSPFIGV
- the pcnB gene encoding polynucleotide adenylyltransferase PcnB, with the translated sequence MNGTRENDSPLTEEKEESKHTILSLEEHPILEKDIEPEALKVLYRLRDAGYSGYLVGGGVRDLYLGNQPKDFDISTNARPGQLRKLFRNSRTIGRRFRLVQVFFKGNKIIEVSTLRSRSEYDSDEPDKVLPANNTFGTLEEDAYRRDLTINSLFYEIESKTLIDYVGGVQDLTDGIIRIVGEPEQRIIRDPVRMLRAIRHAARNDFSIEKKTLEAIKNHADKLDLCPTSRIRDELLKDLRGGHSKAWANLALQTGVFSTLFPFYNELFNDETKGEAVKGELLSLLGALDKIYCQGKENGRVVLEDSMLFALLLFPWALRHFDLLNQELKGPVYHRLSKSIRGELDQVFARRLNLKRAIKDNITTLFVNMSSLQKNRKNDTWPAWLRKKSYFPDCSRFYALYQEAIAGEKLTDFKQFIEEAPKNVTKVQESPAILAGTSTPETPHRGGRRGGNNPAFSSEKHGVFGLLKG
- a CDS encoding endonuclease/exonuclease/phosphatase family protein, whose product is MRFLLYNIRYGTGIGTQFHLPVPYAGYLKRSTENYRRITEFISRLAPDLVGLVEVDSGSFRTGNCCQAELLARRLEYDHIVESKYRCGSLPRRVPVLAKQGNALLSKEKFLDHQFHFFSKGIKRLAIEAKTANLTVFLVHLSLTYYNRQSQLQQLYKLVKTTQGPVIVAGDFNVLWGDQELELFLAATHLRNANDQGQPSHPSRSPKRQLDFILYSPDLTVEKFFIPDVIFSDHAPLVCDFS
- a CDS encoding DUF6172 family protein, which produces MKKTFILTHPKIKLPRLVEAIKYEVKKYIKRERRKPLPKDVDFWDFDCRFGADEATCEVIHPAEINKYISQAETKELESFYLEILVKPGRRTKKPQSKPAAF
- the hgcB gene encoding mercury methylation ferredoxin HgcB; translation: MRDFRYIDGAAILKLNEQACIGCGICVTVCPHRVFTLGKNKASITDYNGCMECGACATNCPTKAIYVNPDDGCGCAVLIINRWLSRIMKKRVDLGCC
- a CDS encoding nitronate monooxygenase yields the protein MKLPELKIGSFTARIPLLQGGMSVRVSTSALAIPVAACGGIGTIGGSGIPVPELKEDIRKAKSATDGIIAVNIMYAMKNFHDLVTASIEAGVDMIVTGAGFSRDIFKIGKQYNTPIVSIVSSPSFARLAEKLGAAAIIVEAAEAGGHLGTDKPLREIFPTIRKVVSKVPLIAAGGVTDGFEMAEMMDKYGADGVQIASRFVLSEECSVSQEFKETYLGAQKEDIINVQSPVGMTGRAIKTDFIRQMEQGEDVSPEKCKFKCLKKCSYKYCINDRLVASCEGDVDNGLVFCGANAYKMKEILPVKEIFRRFVRDAESVYKENTMQHQEGNTETT